In the Mycolicibacterium thermoresistibile genome, one interval contains:
- the whiA gene encoding DNA-binding protein WhiA → MTAEVKDELSRLVVTSVTARRAEVASLLRFAGGLHIVNGRVVVEAEVDLGITARRLRQAIYDLYGYTAAVQVLSASGVRKNTRYVVRVVKDGEALARQTGLLDMRGRPVRGLPAHVVGGSIADAEAAWRGAFLAHGSLTEPGRSSALEVSCPGPEAALALVGAARRLGVSAKAREVRGSDRVVVRDGDAIGALLTRMGAQDTRLTWEERRMRREVRATANRLANFDDANLRRSARAAVAAAARVERALEILGDSVPEHLAAAGRLRIEHRQASLEELGRLADPPMTKDAVAGRIRRLLSMADRKAKQEGIPDTESAVTPELLEEA, encoded by the coding sequence ATGACAGCCGAGGTCAAGGACGAACTCAGCCGGTTGGTGGTCACGTCGGTGACCGCCCGTCGGGCTGAAGTGGCGTCGTTGCTGCGCTTCGCAGGCGGGCTGCACATCGTGAATGGCCGGGTCGTGGTGGAGGCCGAGGTCGACCTCGGTATCACCGCCCGCCGCCTACGGCAGGCGATCTATGACCTGTACGGCTATACCGCTGCGGTGCAGGTACTTTCGGCCAGCGGTGTGCGAAAGAACACCCGCTATGTGGTACGCGTGGTCAAGGACGGCGAGGCGCTGGCCAGACAGACCGGCCTGCTGGACATGCGGGGCCGGCCGGTGCGTGGACTGCCGGCCCATGTGGTGGGCGGCAGCATCGCCGATGCCGAAGCCGCTTGGCGTGGTGCGTTTTTGGCGCACGGATCGTTGACCGAGCCGGGACGGTCGTCGGCGCTGGAGGTGAGCTGCCCGGGGCCCGAGGCGGCGCTGGCGCTGGTCGGTGCGGCCCGGCGGCTCGGGGTCAGCGCCAAGGCGCGTGAGGTGCGCGGCAGTGACCGGGTGGTGGTGCGCGACGGAGACGCCATCGGCGCGTTGCTGACCCGGATGGGCGCGCAGGACACCAGGCTCACCTGGGAGGAGCGGCGGATGCGCCGCGAGGTCCGTGCGACGGCGAATCGGTTGGCGAACTTCGACGATGCCAACCTGCGCCGCTCGGCGCGCGCCGCGGTGGCCGCCGCCGCGCGGGTGGAGCGGGCCCTGGAGATCCTCGGTGATTCGGTGCCGGAACACCTGGCCGCCGCCGGGAGGTTGCGGATCGAGCACCGCCAGGCGTCACTGGAGGAACTCGGTCGGCTGGCCGATCCGCCGATGACCAAAGACGCTGTGGCAGGCCGAATTCGGCGGCTGCTGTCGATGGCCGACCGCAAGGCGAAGCAGGAGGGCATTCCCGACACCGAGTCGGCGGTCACCCCGGAGCTGCTCGAAGAGGCCTAG
- the yvcK gene encoding uridine diphosphate-N-acetylglucosamine-binding protein YvcK, whose protein sequence is MSPRIVALGGGHGLYATLSAARRITPHVTAVVTVADDGGSSGRLRAELDVIPPGDLRMALAALASDSPHGRLWATIIQHRFGGSGALAGHPIGNLMLAGLNEVLADPVAALDELGRILGVKGRVLPMCPIALQIEADVSGLEADPRMSRVIRGQVAIATTVGKVRRVRLLPGNPPATRQAVDAIMAADLVVLGPGSWFTSVIPHLLVPDLAAALKATAARRALVLNLAAEPGETAGFSVERHIHVLSQHAPDFTVHDIIVDASRVPSAREREQLSRTAKILRAQVEFADVARPGTPLHDPAKLAEALSGALAHRAVASRNSQEPTVPTPVSLTGEGAREQQTLNGPRGDDPWR, encoded by the coding sequence ATGAGCCCGCGGATCGTTGCGCTCGGTGGTGGGCACGGCCTGTATGCGACGTTGTCGGCGGCGAGGCGGATCACGCCCCATGTCACCGCGGTGGTGACGGTCGCCGACGACGGCGGTTCCTCGGGGCGGCTGCGCGCCGAACTGGACGTGATCCCACCCGGGGATCTTCGAATGGCGTTGGCGGCATTGGCTTCCGACAGCCCGCACGGCAGGCTGTGGGCGACGATCATCCAGCACCGGTTCGGTGGCAGCGGCGCGCTGGCGGGTCATCCGATCGGCAACCTGATGCTCGCCGGACTCAACGAGGTGCTCGCCGATCCGGTGGCCGCACTCGATGAACTCGGCCGGATCCTCGGGGTCAAGGGCCGGGTGCTGCCGATGTGCCCGATCGCGCTGCAGATCGAGGCCGACGTCTCCGGTCTGGAGGCCGATCCGCGGATGAGCCGGGTGATCCGCGGGCAGGTGGCCATCGCCACCACGGTCGGCAAGGTGCGCCGGGTGCGGCTGCTCCCCGGGAACCCGCCGGCCACCAGGCAGGCGGTGGACGCGATCATGGCCGCCGATCTGGTGGTGCTCGGTCCCGGGTCGTGGTTCACCAGCGTCATCCCGCATCTGTTGGTGCCCGACCTGGCGGCCGCGCTGAAGGCCACCGCTGCCCGCCGGGCCCTGGTGTTGAATCTGGCCGCCGAGCCCGGGGAGACCGCCGGGTTCTCGGTGGAACGCCACATCCATGTGTTGTCGCAGCACGCGCCGGACTTCACCGTGCACGACATCATCGTCGACGCCAGCCGGGTTCCCAGTGCGCGGGAGCGCGAGCAGCTCAGCCGCACCGCGAAAATCCTTCGGGCTCAGGTCGAATTTGCCGACGTGGCCCGACCTGGTACACCTTTACATGACCCGGCGAAGCTGGCCGAGGCATTGTCCGGTGCTCTTGCGCACCGAGCGGTTGCCAGCAGGAATTCGCAGGAACCAACCGTCCCCACTCCCGTCAGCCTGACGGGCGAGGGTGCGCGTGAACAGCAGACACTGAACGGACCGAGAGGTGACGACCCGTGGCGATGA